The Blautia pseudococcoides genome segment TTCTCTCCGTTCTTCAAAACGCCTTCATCATCATTGGTATACACCGACTTACCGTCATACCGGATATCATAGAGCAGATTTTTATCATTTTTTATAGACGCATGCACTTGTTTCGGAGATACGGCATACTCCCAGTCATCCTCGCTGTAATCCCCGCTGTAGTCCCAGCTCTGTTCAGCAATTTCCTCGGCTGCAGCAGTGACTGTATTCTCAATATCTCCAATATTCCATGAAGTGTCATTAGAATACGCCCCATACCTTCCATACCAATTCACCGGGCCGCCTGTTGCCATGGAAAGAAAGGCATCCAGGTAATCTGTCACAAATCTGCGAAATTCCTTTGTGTCCTCATAATCCGATGCAAACGCGTCTTTAGGACTCACTCCACGGGGACCATCTCCGATCAGCAAATTCAGGGCGGCCACACCACTCTCCACAAGCAGGCAAATACTTAGGAAAAACGCTGCCCAGGCTGCTATCACTTTACATTTTTTCGATTTTATATCCAATTCCCCACACCACCTTTAAATATTCTGGCTCCTTTGGATTCAGTTCCATTTTCTCGCGAATGCGTCTGATATGCACCATAACTGTATTCTCTGGGGCAAAAGCATCCTCCTCCCAGACTCGTCGGTAAATCTCCTCCGCTGAAAATACACGTCCCAGGTTGCGCATGAACAAATCCACAATCTTTGTCTCCGTGGCAGTCAGCCTCACAAATTCCCCGTCAGCATACAGAACCCGTTCCTCCGCATGATAACTAAGACGGCCGCTCTTAAATTCCTTTGAGACACTCGCAGCATTGATATCACCCAATCTGGTATAACGCCTGAGATGGCTTTTTACTCTGGCAACCAGTTCCTGTGAATTATATGGCTTAGTCACATAATCATCCGCTCCCATGGAAAGTCCCAATACCTTATCAGTGTCCTCACTTTTAGCACTCAGTACAATAATTGGTATATTTTTTCTCTCTCGTATTTTCATAATGGCGGATAAGCCATCCATGCGGGGCATCATGACATCCATCAATATTAACTGGATCTGGTTCTGGGCAAGAAGGTCCAATGCCTCCAGTCCATCATAGGCTGGCAGAACTTTAAAGCCTTCCCTTTCTAATAAAATAGCTATGGCCTTTACGATCTCTCTGTCATCATCTGCCACTAGAATACATTCGCTCATGTTTCCTCCTCCTTAAAGCTTGTATTTATAATACCCTCTCTGTCTTACAAA includes the following:
- a CDS encoding response regulator transcription factor, whose protein sequence is MSECILVADDDREIVKAIAILLEREGFKVLPAYDGLEALDLLAQNQIQLILMDVMMPRMDGLSAIMKIRERKNIPIIVLSAKSEDTDKVLGLSMGADDYVTKPYNSQELVARVKSHLRRYTRLGDINAASVSKEFKSGRLSYHAEERVLYADGEFVRLTATETKIVDLFMRNLGRVFSAEEIYRRVWEEDAFAPENTVMVHIRRIREKMELNPKEPEYLKVVWGIGYKIEKM